The Sebastes umbrosus isolate fSebUmb1 chromosome 24, fSebUmb1.pri, whole genome shotgun sequence genome contains the following window.
actttcgcccaggagaccggtgtttgtaccccgtgtgaaaccagtcaacgttgatttatgtcacataacttctgttcttaagttacgccacttccagagttattttaatccaaaacacaatcttttcctaaaccttactaagtagttttgttgcctaaccctaaccgaaacaatcttttcctaaacctaactaagtagttttgttgcctaaacctaaccgagacaatcttttccaaaacttaactaagtagttttgtagcttaaacctaaataagtagttttgttgcctaacacTAACCAaaatgatattttcctaaacctaactaagtgttttttgtcacgtaacttccatatttAAGAAATgtcacttccggagttattttaacccaaaacacgatCTTTTctcaaacctaactaagcagttttgttgcctaaacttaactaagtagttttgttgccctaAACCTAAACGAGAccatctattcctaaacctaactaaatacatttgttgcctaaacctaaccaagacgatctttttctaaatctaagtagttttgttgcctaaacctaactaagttgttgcctgtgaagatggaagtttattttgaaaagatgtatgtaacgagcagaaatggACACGGGTTGCTGGACATCGTAAGAAAACTGGGGATTATTTTTCGTaacatatcatacgaaccgttgtatgtgAATACGCTGTTCCTGTAGTGCCACTCTCCGGCAAAAAATTTTAAAATCTAATATGcacatttgaaataaatttaTTGATCTGAGTCAtgcttcccagaggatgaatccttttAATTTTGGACGCTTCATATGTTTTTTCTAACGCCTACCTGAGGctaatatcaatttattttttcagtaaaacaaaatacattgaaataaataaaagaatgtatgtttaatatttaacaagctccacttattaatattactcGATAGCaagcagtttgtgtgtgtgcaatgaAAACAGTCCGTACTGTCTgctatgcatgtgtgtatgtgcagagGTGTTTCTATgtacacatgcatgtgtgttccggtgtgtatgcgtgcgtgtgCGCTCATGGCCTCGCCCATTAAGCTGTGCTGAGGCCAGCACTTCCTTTATGCTTGTTGAAAGTCCCAGGGATTTTGgctgaacaaaaaaaactctCCAGGGAGTGAAAAGGCCTTGAATGCCTGCTAATACCGTGCCGACCTCTGGACTCTTGCATGCTGCTGCGTACGTGTCCGTATGGTCCAATATGAGCATGGACCAGTtgtgaaaatactgtatatattgtaataAAGACAGAGAGCAGGACTCCTAAATAAATTAACCACCATTTTTAGACATCTTGGCCATAAACATTTAGACTTTTGGAGGGTGGAAATGGAAATCTTGACTGATGTTGCAGAGAATATTACTTAAATTAACATGAATTTGCATTTAAGTGGttagtttaaaacaaaaaatttgCGTGAAATTGAAAGccgaaataaaaatgaatgatgacaAAGAACATGGAAATGTTTGACTGTATTTTCTTGGTGAGAACATCAAAAactgttctgtttttattgggAGTAAATCTGTCTGGAATTCTGTTGTGGCTCAGCTGGACAAGTGCTTCACTCCTCTTGTGTTGTATACAGCTCTACTGCCTACAAGGTCAaggtagaataaaaagtgagaaagggtGGGTggttggggaggtggatgggtcacaCGACGTTTAACCAAGAGACCACTATTCGATACCAGTGTTTTTGTTGTAAGTTAGTGACATTCAGGGTTGGTTTAAGGCAAGGCCGTATAAGCAGTcacctagggcgccaccttctggggggcgctggtcgtttataaaaaaaatatgaagaagaatattttttttaaataccggTGGgagcccttcctcattttctgcatagaagtaacaaatgaacaaataaataaataaaaaaagaaatatacttttcacccctgtaactctctttctcacactttttcatctgtccGGCCGCACTTATTTGTTCATAAAAtagtaaattgtagtgaaactgactaaacacgtTGAAGCCGACAATATcggggaccaattgtttatttatattataggaattatagttatttatgaaactaaaaatcttaattttttatCTTAAAGCCATTGTGATATCTGATATGACAGTTTacgggctagggttagggttctggggggttgaaccctaaccctaaccctcacatgctttttagtgacgtttatgacatgttttttcatacttatgttacgttcTTTGCGTATGTATTTTAATAAGTTTCcattattttaagcccaaacatgatgtttttcctaaacctaactaagtggttttgttgccttaacctaactgaggacgttaccgtagttttgttgcttggcgtacaaatgacacgtgaaaagcctaaaattcGGCCTCATGgcacgcggaatgtccttgtaatatcGTGCtctttatacgccttcccacgAGATTAGGTTGAAGTGACAGGGGTACATATGGTTGGGGTGAAGGTCTAGGGTTTAGCCCTAATGTTCACACTATTACACTATAGCAGCACTTAAGGTAACCAAAGGGGTCTTTTACAAAAGTGCCCCAGTGTCCTATCTGGGTGCAGATATCCTGGTTTAAACCACACACTTTTGCAACCTGGAAATATTTAGCGAAAAGTCACAATCCGAATGTGTGCAAAAAAGGCCTTAACATGTTTATACATTGAGTCTATGTCTGCATCAAGACTTTGTTACTGCAGCTGATTGAGATAAACAGTGAATCTGATGCCCTCATTATTTCACATTCATTTGTACAGTAGGTCCTCTAGTGGACAAACTCTGTCATTAAAGTTCTTTTGAATCTGTTCCTCATTATCCAGCATAATTATTGACATAATAATCACTGAAATTGACAGAATAACTTACGCTTACGAGTATGTAGTGTTCCACATTTTATTCATCGGACAGCTCAAACTCCACAAGGCATGGGAGGAAGATTTTTCCAAACATGTACATGAGATACAATAACATGTAGTTATTTACTCTCCGTTTAACAAGTGACCTTAATTCCATACTGCCAGTCTGCTTGTATAGATGGACGTCACTCATTAATAAGCAGATGCCTGTGAAACACTCTGTCACCCCTGACTCCTAATCCTCGCACCCCATCATTTCGTTGGTAACAATGTTAGGCACAGGGGCGATTCTGCTGACAGTCAGTAACATGGGGCTGTCATAGTGGTAATAATTCGGACCCTTGTACACATTAATTCCATTCGCGTTGCACATCGCAGCATCGATGTCGTGCAGGGGCAAGGGAAGCTCTTGGGTCACGTTCCTGGGTGTGGCAGTAAGGTCGACATCATAAAGCTTGTTTCCTGTTGGAACAAATATGTGTGTAACGATGTTTGTTAATCACTTGTGAGCAAACATTGTGAGTttgtactatttttttttaaattttgatcTAACTTTTTCTGCCGAGCCATATATCAAGGGTTAATATTCAAAACATGTTCAACCCCactaaaaaaagcagaaataagTACTCGGTAACCTTACCTTGGATTACATGAACTATGTCGCTATCAGGACAGACGAAAGCAGCGTCCACATGTCCTTCAATGCCGAGTTCCTCCTTCATGGTTTTAGGGTAGCCTTCAATCAGGATGTAGTGAGCAGTTGATTTATAGATGTAAACGTTATCATCCTGCAGGGGTTTGGCAGAACAGGAGGTATTTtagtattaaagaggacctattatgcttattttcaggtgcacacttggattttgggtttctactagaacatgtttacatgcgttaatgttaaaaaaacgctctatttttctcataccggctgtgctccagcacctcttttcaccgtctgtctgaaacgctttgtTTTAGCTCCgccccttcctcccctcccaaaaagcccagtctactctgattggtcagctggcccactctgttgtgattggtcaattgaACCAAAGTCTTCGGCCTCCGCTCcgctagctttgtttgagagcgTGCCagactagctgctaggcaggtattatgcaaatgtgttactttgtgacatcaccacgttacagaagaaaaggtgggacttcaagcaaggcgtttcggGCAGGTCAGGAGCAGTGTTGACTTTGGgcttgtaactttgcagaacttttacatgcacaaaaaacgatataacacactaaacaaaaggggaaaagcacaataggtcctctttaacttcaACACAGATAGATGGGTTGAGGTTTTTCAAGAATTTTTACTGGTTACTTCAAGTTCTACCTTAATCATGTAGATTTTGTCAGAGTAGGAAAAGACAGCGTCCACCCCGTCGTTCACCGCTGGCCACGTCCTGTTGATTTTGAATGCGTGAAGGCCGTCACGATGGGTGTCCAGACGCATGTAGACGGAGCCTGAGCGGATTGAACAGAACTCTTAGTGAAAGCTTTACAGCAAGAGATtattaaaagggaaaaaatctAAAGGAGTGGTTtgactctcagcaagaaaacaaataggcttgtatttcccaacatgttgaactattcctttaaagagtacttatttagttttgttttttactttacctgCAAAGAAGTATGTTTTGCCGGCATCATCAGAGGAGATGGCATCCAATTTGACGTCGCTGCATTTCATGGCCTTACGTTCACCTCCATGACCTTTCAGACAAATACAGAAGATTTATACCCAAAATACATCTTTCTTGTGCAAATAATTTGAACCTAACTTGACTGAAGAACTCACCATGGTCGGAGCACTTCATGAAGTAATCCCGGGCGTCCTTGGGGTAGGTGCCGGACACCTCTCCGGTCACCGGATGGAACCTGGTGAAgttgtttccatggaaacagtaGTAGTGCTCCAGCCAGCGTAGGGCAGAGGTGCAGGTGGGCAGGTGGGACCACGTCTTGTTCTTCACCGACTTTGTGGTAATATCAAAAACGTGCACATCATTTCCtgtgtgggggagggggggattaTTAGTTAGAGTTATTTACAGTAGCCTAATTATATCAGTTTGTTTGACACTGATTAATTCTGCCTATATATTTACTATGCTACATGTTAGATGTACTACATTTGACTAATTTATAAAGCTGATTAAAAACAATATGACAAAATGCATTAATTTCCTCCACTAAGGGGCAGCATTACCTTTATAATACTGAGATAATCAACTCATTCCATTATTTTGTCCttttactttaaaggtcccatattgtaaaaagtaagattttcttgtcttttatattataaagcaggtttaagtgctatataaatactgttaaactatcaaaacactcaatatacagagaaatacacagcccgtattgacaaactgtgcgtttgaaacaagccgttaggaattctgtccatttgtgatgtcacaaatgtacaatatttagaccattacacggttttacacataaacattctaaatgtgtcccagtttatttcatgttgcagtgtatgtaaataacatcagctgtcaggaagtaaacatggacccaaactgttgcctagcaatgcaattccgttgcaattccattgaaatgcactgaaACAGAGCGTTtgagacagagggtaaatacaggtatattcaggcagacagtataaggaaaataaagttttttttgaacattaaagcatgtaaacatgttctagtagaaacataaaatacaagtaggaacctgaaaatgggcacgatatgggacctttaaacattattttacagCTTAATTATAGTCTTGATTTAGTGAGATGAATATTTTTACAGTGAATGCCAACATACCCTTGAAGAACAGAACCGAGTCGGCCGTGCACTCTCCTTTGGGACACTCCACAGCAGCATCCAGGTGAGAGGGGATTCCTGGGAAATCATCCGTCATGTCTTTGGGATACCCGGTCTCCAGAGAGTGGTTATAGTAGCTGAACACATGGTCATCCTGGAGATGACATCAGAAAAGGTACAGATATTGCTCTAGATCTGAGTTTTTTTGAACAAAATCATGTCATAAGTGAAAGTATCTGTGGATCATATACCAGGAAGAAATAGATGTGGTCGTGGTCGTCTACGTTCTCTACGTTGTGCATGCGGAAGGCAGCGTCAACATGACCGATGTGATGGATGTCATCTAGCTCCTCGAAGGACTCATTGGAAAGTTGAGCTGCCCCGTGGAAACCCATCCACAAGTGGTTTCCTGAAGGGAAAACATCAGTTTCATTACACTGCAATAAATATATtcactataaaaaaatatataataattgaaaaagaaaagggtttgtattttctctttcaAAAACCACGTTTGTGAAGACGGGTGGAGTTATGTTAAGGATGATTCCAGTGCATCATCCAGCCATGAGTTTAGCCACGcctaaaaaatcctgaacacaaaactaatgaaaaacagtttaacggCCTAACTCCACAATCCAGCACTACAATGTTCACAGCCTTTGCACATGTTTGCAGTAactattttccaacatttataatgtgatTAGAAACAAAACTCTGATTTCTCTTTGCAAGGCCTTTAATAAACATAACAAAAGTCAGATTTAGAGTGAATAGAGTGATGCAGTTGCAGCCCAAAACCTctagaaaatattaataaaaaaaatatcacaacatCTGTACATTATTAAGCATCTGtgccaattaaattaaatgtaaaactcatttaatttaattgatgTCCCTATTATTTCCATCTaaattgactctaaatgggaccataatctactaaatgaacatcatgctgtattgaagaagacttgaaactagtgatttagatcataaactcatgtttacaatgtttactgaggtaataaatcaagtgagaagtaaagtaattttctcatagacttctattggagagtcgccccctgctggccaatAGAAagactgcaggtttaagtgtgtCTCAGTACCCGGATGTTGCCCACTGATTGACGTGCCCTTGAACACAACTAACTGTTGCTCACAAAACAGCAAAGGTAAGACATCATTTACGGTTATATGGCTGTATAATATAAGTTTATTTTGTTCGCCGTGTGCACATTTAGTTGCTTAGGAATTGGAATTGTGTTTTAATTAGGTAAAAAATGTTAAACACGAGCTTTTAGCCGAGTTTTTCCCCGTTATATGGGTATACAGGGTGAATATGTAGCTACATGTCCTTATTTGGTATTTCTTTATTGTAACTAGGCAACTCCCGCCGTTGCCGGTGTTACGTCGAATTCCCCTCCCACTTCCGTTTGCGAGTCGCGTGGAGGGTGCGCCAAATTAAGTTGTCAGTTCtgtgacatttaatttattatactttattgtcatacaaacgtcaacaacataaagtaatTAGATtatatttaggatcaaatataacTTTTCCAGCCTAGAAAACagtagacatgttcattagattgtatatatatatatatatttataattcttTACCCCTATCAGGAGCTATAACCCCATAAtgtattatatcttcaactgtgcaatactgatttaacagtgcaataattcagctgtgcaattATCTTGTttacactgcatttatttatacagtacattattattttattttttattattattaacaatatccttgcatttttataaatgcatgttATTTTTCAGcagtattatttgcactgttgttatatatatttcttatttatattttcttatgatttctctattttatatatttatatttatatttatatttatattctagaacAGGAGCAAAACATAACTCAATTTCCCccacagggatcaataaagtatttctgattctatTTATTTCCTTGCAGGAGAGATGGAAGCTCGTCCCAATGTGGCTGCTGTATTGataccctccaccttaaagaaggagcttcattgagctgtgagtgtgactacaaacggagttcATTCCACcacggagtgggagggtggagggaccggattggaattgggccatCAGGTCTCCCTCCTGTTAAAGTTATGGTGATACATGTTTAGCATGTCCTTATTTGGCGTTTATTACGACGTGCGCAACTGCCCCCAGTACAGGTGTTATGTCGAGGTTTGTTCCCTAGTTGTTGAATAGTGTTTCCGTCATGTTCAAATGATGGTGCCTCCCTCTGTGGTTAGGGCTAGGGATAAGGCTTGAATTGGGTTTAGGTAGGGTGAAACACATAACACAACACCGGGTCCAAGAAGGTAATAGATAAAGAAAATAACCCCATCAGAAAATGAAGTAAAAATGTTACCCACCTTGGAAGTAGAAAATGTTTCCTTTCTCGTCAGGAGTGATGGCATCAAACTCAACACCATCACAGCGGTCTGGTAGAGCATGACCATGATCTAAACATGGAGATAATAACTCTTGTTAtcaaaaaatatagaaaatgtgCATCATTAGACAGAATAGTTTCCGTGAGATTAACAGACAATTTATGGAGAAAGCAGggttaatatatttattaaaaaccCACCGTTTGCTGCATCGTGATGTGCATCATTATGTCCATCATTATGTCCATCATTATGTCCATCGTGATGATCAAGCCTGTGGATGATAAAACGGATCGTTATTTTTCTGCAGATCAGCATAAAGCACCACATCACATTTCCAAGAATCCCTGAGTCATCCTGAGAGGGGGTCAATCG
Protein-coding sequences here:
- the hpxb gene encoding hemopexin, which encodes MGLLTKTLFMCLALTLANGHHEDGHNDAHHDAANDHGHALPDRCDGVEFDAITPDEKGNIFYFQGNHLWMGFHGAAQLSNESFEELDDIHHIGHVDAAFRMHNVENVDDHDHIYFFLDDHVFSYYNHSLETGYPKDMTDDFPGIPSHLDAAVECPKGECTADSVLFFKGNDVHVFDITTKSVKNKTWSHLPTCTSALRWLEHYYCFHGNNFTRFHPVTGEVSGTYPKDARDYFMKCSDHGHGGERKAMKCSDVKLDAISSDDAGKTYFFAGSVYMRLDTHRDGLHAFKINRTWPAVNDGVDAVFSYSDKIYMIKDDNVYIYKSTAHYILIEGYPKTMKEELGIEGHVDAAFVCPDSDIVHVIQGNKLYDVDLTATPRNVTQELPLPLHDIDAAMCNANGINVYKGPNYYHYDSPMLLTVSRIAPVPNIVTNEMMGCED